Genomic segment of Halostella limicola:
CGCCGTGTTTCCAGCACGACTCCGGGAACCGCCGCGACCGGAACCGGTCGTGCAGGTCCGCGAGGACCGAGTCCGGATGCCCGCGGGCCGCCGCGCGGATCCGCTCCATCGCGTAGTAGTCGTCTATCTGCTCGTCGAGCACCTTCTCGGCGGTGATGGGCCGCTCGTCGGCCAGCGACGCGAACTCGTCGAGCATCGCCCGGAGCAGGACGTTGGCGTACACCGACTTGTGGTGCTGTGTGACCCACATGTACAGCGCCACGCGGCCCTCCAGGTAGTTGCCGACCGTCGACAGCGCCTTGTCCCGGAGGGCGAGGCCGTCGTCCGGGACGGCCGTGTACGCGTCGATCATGCGGTCGGTGTCGACGCTCAGCACCTCCGCCCCGGTCATTCGACTGTCGCGGATGATGTAATCCAGCCTGTCGACGTCGATCGGGGAGTGCAACACCTCGGCGGCGACCCCGAAGTGACGGTCGCCCTCGCGCTCGTAGGTCAGGCTGTACCCCAGGACGTACGCGCACACCTCGAACGGGTCCACGCCGAGTTCCCGGAGGTCGTCGGCGTACGCGGACAGGATCACGACGCAGCTCAGCAGTTCGTGCGGGCTGGCGCGCCGGAACGGCCCGTCTGGCTCGCCGACGTCGATCCCCGCTTCCTCGAACGCGCCGACGAGTCCGGCGTCGGCGAGCCGGCTCCGGAGGTCGGCGGCGTCGAGGTGGTGCTCGCCGAGGTGCGACAGCGGCGGGTGGCCCACGTCGTGGAGCAGCGCCGCGCACTTGAGCGTCTCCTCGACGGTGTCGAGGTGGGCGTCGGAGGCGTCCCTCGCGAACCGGCGCTGGGACCGGAGGCTCCGGAACACCCGCTTCGCGAGGTGGAACACGCCCAGCGCGTGCTCGAACCGGGTGTGGTTCGCGGACGGGTACACGAGATACGTCGCCGACAGCTGCCTGACGTGTCGCTGCCGCTGGAACTGCGGGGTGTCGACGATGCGTTCCACTATCGGTTCGGCGACCTCGACGTACCCGTGTACCGGGTCCTTGATCTGTTTGCTCGACATGTGGCGGCCCGTCCGGCCCGGGCAGCGGCGAAAGAGCGGTTCGACCGCGCGCCGCGTCCGGCCGGCTATTTCCTGTGGCTCAGGCGGTCCGCCGGTTTGAATCTTGCGCGTTCAGAACAGGTCGTCGAGCTCGTCGTTCTGGAACTGGTCCGCGTGGTCCAGCGTCGTCTCCTGCTGTTCCTTCTGTGCCTCGCGGGCGCGATCCATGAACTCCTGGACGCGCTGGCCGCGCTCGACGCCGCCCAGCAGCACCAGCGAGGCGATGCTCTCGCTGTCGAGCGGGAAGTCGCCGCCGCGGACCTGCATGCTGCCCGTCTCCTCTTCGACCCAGCTGCGGGCGCGCTCGACGCCCTTCCGAGGGAGACGGTCGGCGTCGCCCGCGACGACCAGTAGCGCGGAGTCCGCGGCCACCGCGTTCGGGAGGCTCGTTCCGGTCAGAAGCGCCTTCCGCGTCACGCTGGTGACGGTGTTGACGTTCTCGCCGCTGTCCTCGCTGGCCTCGGCGCTCGCGTAGCCAAGCGCGGCGATGCCGCCCGACCGGAGGGTGTTGATGACTTCGCTGGAGTCGACGACGCTCTCGGCGACGCCCTCGACGGCCTCGCCGGAGGCGAGCAGGAGGCCGATGCGCTGGGCGATGGCCTGGTTGATCGCGTCGAACGCCTCCCCGACGCTCTGTCCCGCCCCGTGCCACGCGTCGTTGTCGACGAGCAGGGTCGCGTCAGCCTCGCGGACGAGCGTCTTCAGCGACCGCCCGGCGTTGGCCTGGTACATCGCGCCCTCGCCGCGCCCGGGGAGGACGCCGAGCGCGTAGACCGGGATGCTGTACACGCGCTTGAGTTCCTTCGCGAGCACGGGCGCGCCGCCGCTGCCCGTGCCGCCGCCGAGGCCGGCGACGACGAAGATGGCGTCGGCCTCGGCCGTGATGCGCCCGTCGAGGCCGTCCATGACCTCGCCCGCGTCCGCCTGCATCACTTCGGCGCCGAGCTCGTTGTCGCCGCCGACGCCGTGGCCCTTGACCCGGTCCTGCCCGATCAGGACCGTGTCGAGGTCGAGCGCCTGAAGGTCCGTCTTCGCCGAGTTGACTGCCAATACGCCGCGAACCGCGCCGAACTCCATCTGCCGGTCGAACTCGACCAGGGCCTGCGTGATCTTGCCCCCGGCCTGGCCGACACCAATCAGGACGACTTTCATGCGCGGGCATTTGGGTGGTCGGTAATTGAACGTTCCGCCGTCCCCGCGCTAACGTTTATCCCGGAGAGCGCGCCCACGACGGCACATGACCGACGACGTGGAAGCACGACTGGACGCGGTCGAACGCGCGCTGACGGGCAGCGACGCCGATCTGCCGGCACTCGCAGAGGGCACCGAACTCGTCGACCGGGTCGACGCGGCGGAGGACCGACTCGACGCGGTCGAGGAGCGGATCGAGGAACTCGACGCCGCGACGCAGGCGGTCCGAGGCTACGTCGGGAACGTCCGCTCGGTGAACGAGGACGTGGAACGGCGGGCGGACGCGGCGGTCGCAGGCGTCGAGGCGCTGGAGGCCCGCGTCGACGAGCTCGAAGCCGACGGCGAGACCGATCGGCGCGGGTCCCGCGAGCCACCGACTAACGAGCGCCACCCGACAGATCATCCCGACGCCCCGAACGGCAACCGGGCCGGTCCTCCCCTCGAA
This window contains:
- a CDS encoding HD domain-containing protein, translated to MSSKQIKDPVHGYVEVAEPIVERIVDTPQFQRQRHVRQLSATYLVYPSANHTRFEHALGVFHLAKRVFRSLRSQRRFARDASDAHLDTVEETLKCAALLHDVGHPPLSHLGEHHLDAADLRSRLADAGLVGAFEEAGIDVGEPDGPFRRASPHELLSCVVILSAYADDLRELGVDPFEVCAYVLGYSLTYEREGDRHFGVAAEVLHSPIDVDRLDYIIRDSRMTGAEVLSVDTDRMIDAYTAVPDDGLALRDKALSTVGNYLEGRVALYMWVTQHHKSVYANVLLRAMLDEFASLADERPITAEKVLDEQIDDYYAMERIRAAARGHPDSVLADLHDRFRSRRFPESCWKHGVGFTESVDVTDDTDAFSGWLLRNADALESDLAATLDLPVHEVWIEQSYVPEYEPAELMDVPIAHRNSTRSVAETGLYGDRAFEGAIPFVFVPEGHKWTAIDHLNAEFARSRAAEPR
- a CDS encoding tubulin/FtsZ family protein, whose product is MKVVLIGVGQAGGKITQALVEFDRQMEFGAVRGVLAVNSAKTDLQALDLDTVLIGQDRVKGHGVGGDNELGAEVMQADAGEVMDGLDGRITAEADAIFVVAGLGGGTGSGGAPVLAKELKRVYSIPVYALGVLPGRGEGAMYQANAGRSLKTLVREADATLLVDNDAWHGAGQSVGEAFDAINQAIAQRIGLLLASGEAVEGVAESVVDSSEVINTLRSGGIAALGYASAEASEDSGENVNTVTSVTRKALLTGTSLPNAVAADSALLVVAGDADRLPRKGVERARSWVEEETGSMQVRGGDFPLDSESIASLVLLGGVERGQRVQEFMDRAREAQKEQQETTLDHADQFQNDELDDLF
- a CDS encoding DUF7310 family coiled-coil domain-containing protein, encoding MTDDVEARLDAVERALTGSDADLPALAEGTELVDRVDAAEDRLDAVEERIEELDAATQAVRGYVGNVRSVNEDVERRADAAVAGVEALEARVDELEADGETDRRGSREPPTNERHPTDHPDAPNGNRAGPPLESPHRESEQWEGDHGDAESGERPRDGDRGLVARLREAL